The Mycolicibacterium smegmatis genome has a window encoding:
- a CDS encoding ANTAR domain-containing response regulator, translating to MTGSTTDADRPRRVLIAEDEALIRLDLAEMLREEGYEVVGEAGDGQEAVEMAESLRPDLVIMDVKMPRRDGIDAASEIASKRIAPIVILTAFSQRELVERARDAGAMAYLVKPFNINDLVPAIEVAVSRFAELSALETEVATLSERLETRKLVERAKGLLQAKYKMTEPEAFKWIQRAAMDRRTTMKRVAEVVLETLDDTKQAPAPEQ from the coding sequence ATGACCGGGTCAACGACTGACGCTGACAGACCGCGCCGCGTACTCATCGCCGAGGACGAAGCACTCATCCGACTCGATCTCGCCGAGATGTTGCGCGAGGAGGGGTATGAGGTTGTCGGTGAGGCCGGAGACGGCCAGGAGGCCGTCGAGATGGCCGAGAGCCTGCGGCCGGATCTCGTGATCATGGACGTCAAGATGCCGCGGCGCGACGGCATCGACGCGGCCTCGGAGATCGCCTCCAAGCGCATCGCGCCCATCGTGATCCTGACGGCCTTCAGCCAGCGCGAGTTGGTGGAGCGTGCCCGCGACGCAGGCGCCATGGCCTACCTGGTGAAGCCGTTCAACATCAACGACCTGGTGCCTGCCATCGAGGTCGCGGTCAGCCGCTTCGCAGAGCTGAGTGCACTGGAGACCGAGGTCGCGACGCTGTCGGAGCGACTGGAGACCCGCAAGCTCGTCGAACGTGCCAAAGGTTTGCTACAGGCCAAGTACAAGATGACCGAGCCCGAGGCGTTCAAGTGGATCCAGCGGGCCGCGATGGACCGGCGCACGACGATGAAGCGGGTGGCCGAGGTGGTGCTCGAGACGTTGGACGACACCAAGCAGGCCCCGGCGCCTGAGCAGTGA